From Caretta caretta isolate rCarCar2 chromosome 9, rCarCar1.hap1, whole genome shotgun sequence, one genomic window encodes:
- the C9H3orf70 gene encoding UPF0524 protein C3orf70 homolog — protein MSGAAAGKSEKRDEAQALARSCAGRPDFQPCAGRPLCATHSHGRCFRLHWCCHLGWCHCKYVYQPMTPVGQLPSTEIPIRPRESTNTIQISVSLTERFLKFAPVFQLPLPPDSPRYCTISDLFIDNYRVKCINGKMCYVQRQPPAAPHKMKPEELAVRNALISRESNKPKIDPCSSPSSSEDSGINAVGVPFMESCDEDTEEGAELSSEEDYNPDSSWEPDECPLLLPSPCELEVIETIETTV, from the exons ATGAGCGGGGCGGCGGCCGGGAAGAGCGAGAAGCGGGACGAGGCTCAGGCGCTGGCCCGCAGCTGCGCGGGGAGACCCGACTTCCAGCCCTGCGCCGGGCGCCCGCTCTGCGCCACCCACAGCCACGGCCGCTGCTTCCGCCTGCACTGGTGCTGCCACCTGGGCTGGTGCCACT GTAAATACGTCTATCAGCCAATGACTCCTGTGGGACAGCTTCCCAGCACTGAAATACCTATCCGACCTAGGGAATCCACAAACACCATTCAGATCTCGGTCTCCCTCACTGAACGCTTCTTGAAGTTTGCACCTGTCTTCCAACTGCCATTACCCCCTGACTCCCCACGATACTGCACAATTTCCGACCTTTTTATCGACAATTATCGTGTGAAATGCATCAATGGGAAGATGTGCTACGTCCAGCGGCAGCCTCCCGCTGCGCCCCATAAAATGAAGCCTGAGGAGCTTGCTGTTCGCAATGCCTTAATTTCAAGAGAGAGCAATAAACCAAAAATAGatccctgctcttccccttccaGCTCCGAGGACTCTGGGATCAATGCTGTTGGGGTTCCCTTTATGGAGTCATGTGATGAGGACACTGAAGAGGGGGCCGAGCTAAGTTCTGAAGAAGATTATAATCCAGACAGCAGTTGGGAGCCAGACGAATGCCCCCTTCTGTTGCCCTCACCATGTGAACTGGAAGTGATCGAGACTATAGAAACCACAGTGTGA